In Eupeodes corollae chromosome 3, idEupCoro1.1, whole genome shotgun sequence, a single genomic region encodes these proteins:
- the LOC129950035 gene encoding uncharacterized protein LOC129950035 has product MKQSILDSKTEVENLCKMKIDIPFESEEKAKIVLDVLKVDSADPDSDHHSKEHIYVADNTLHAQYTAETPKSLRSCASSFYDKLILITDLMKEFSPAQATATN; this is encoded by the exons atgaAGCAATCCATATTAGATTCAAAGACAGAAGTCGAGAACCTCTGTAAGAT GAAAATTGACATTCCATTTGAATCggaagaaaaagcaaaaattgtgTTGGACGTCCTCAAAGTAGACTCAGCCGATCCAGACTCAGATCATCACTCAAAGGAGCATATCTATGTAGCAGATAATACCTTGCATGCTCAATACACTGCCGAGACTCCAAAGTCCCTACGTTCTTGTGCCTCGTCGTTCTATGATAAGCTTATTCTGATTACCGATTTGATGAAGGAATTTTCCCCTGCTCAGGCAACGGCAACAAACTAA
- the LOC129949196 gene encoding protein aubergine, which produces MEGQKGSGAGRARGQGRASRQQQGGANGSGGGGGGGRRPPNAQTPGQNSNWRQGGGGGGGGGGGGYGGGGGGAGYGGGGNGYGGGGNGRGGGGGGNGRGGGGGDHHQQSGWSGQRGGQQQGAWGGGQQQQQPPHRQPQQSGPAPQQQPAWGGGQGARQPHPSTSAPTSAPQQRAPAPLIQGRATTHGTEVAKEEGRGSVRGRRVISEFIATRPKECVSKCGKTGQPVTVQANYYRVLKKPKWSIFQYRIDFSPDVDLIRARRTYIYEHRELFGGYLFDGAMLFTSTNLNAPIKELYCKNKEGEPIQIKVKNVGEIKVTDIQLLQVLNLILRRSMEGLNLQLVGRNFFDPVAKICVPNHKLEIWPGYTTSIRQHEQDILLCAEITHKIMRTDTLLQILIKCAQESGDYQNIFKKEVVGMVVLTDYNNKTYRIDDVDFNQTPMSTFNTKDGDVSYLDYYQKRYKLQIRDRKQPLLVSRPTEKNIRGGQNEFIMLIPELSRATGLNDEMKNNRNLMRAIADHTRLAPEPRIERLRMFHKRLDGAESSKEVLKSWDLQLDSKLVELPGRILRPENILFANNRKYTCDKNADWNREFRNNSMFVQKEVKRWYLIVPQRFSREGNDFVRLMRQAANGMKMNIAEPRIMEMPDDRNPSYASAIETACNSDPQILVIVVSNDNAERYSCIKKKCIVDRAIPSQVLNLRTIAPRGKTSGLMSVATKVVIQVNAKLLGAPWMIELPMQGLMTVGFDVCHSARDSLKSYGALVATMDMRASTSYFSAVTEHMKGQELSNEIVINMNKALKSYRDTHGALPERILFFRDGVGDGQLQEVVDNEITHLKTKLDQIYKDAGIERGCRLAFIVVSKRINTRLFVKAQNPQPGLVVDDVVTLPERYDFFLVSQSVRQGTVSPTSYNVIHDSMGLEADRLQILSYKMTHMYFNWSGTCRVPAVCQYAHKLAFMVAQYLHRAPSNALENQLYFL; this is translated from the exons GGTCAGAATTCCAACTGGAGGCAAGGTGGTGGAGGAGGAGGAGGTGGCGGCGGCGGAGGTTATGGAGGAGGTGGCGGCGGCGCAGGTTATGGAGGAGGTGGTAATGGTTATGGAGGAGGTGGAAATGGTCGTGGTGGAGGTGGTGGTGGAAACGGtcgtggtggtggtggtggtgatcACCATCAGCAGTCAGGTTGGAGTGGACAAAGAGGTGGACAACAGCAAGGAGCATGGGGTGGTggccaacagcaacaacaaccaccaCACCGGCAACCTCAACAATCTGGTCCAGCACCACAACAACAACCTGCTTGGGGTGGTGGCCAAGGTGCTCGTCAACCACATCCATCAACATCAGCACCAACTTCCGCTCCACAACAACGTGCTCCAGCACCTTTAATTCAGGGCAGAGCCACTACTCATGGAACAgaag TTGCCAAGGAAGAAGGACGTGGATCAGTTCGTGGAAGACGTGTTATCAGCGAATTCATTGCTACCCGTCCAAAAGAATGCGTCTCAAAGTGCGGCAAAACCGGTCAACCTGTCACCGTTCAGGCTAACTACTATCGCGTCCTCAAAAAACCCAAATGGTCCATATTCCAATATCGCATTGATTTCTCACCCGATGTTGATTTGATTCGGGCTCGTCGTACTTATATCTACGAACATCGTGAACTATTTGGTGGTTATTTGTTTGATGGCGCCATGCTCTTCACAAGTACCAATTTAAATGCACCAATCAAGGAATTGTACTGCAAAAATAAGGAAGGTGAAccaatacaaataaaagtaaaaaatgtcgGTGAAATTAAAGTTACCGACATTCAATTGTTGCAAgtattgaatttgattttgagACGTTCGATGGAAGGATTAAATCTTCAATTAGTTGGCAGAAACTTTTTTGATCCTGTTGCTAAG atTTGTGTACCAAATCACAAATTGGAGATCTGGCCAGGTTACACAACTTCCATTCGTCAACACGAACAAGATATTCTGCTTTGCGCTGAAATTACGCACAAAATTATGCGAACTGATACACTTTTACAGATTTTGATCAAATGCGCCCAAGAAAGTGGCGattatcaaaatatatttaaaaaagaagttgtcG GAATGGTGGTCTTGACTGACTACAACAACAAGACCTATCGCATTGATGATGTTGACTTTAATCAGACACCAATGTCAACATTCAACACCAAAGATGGTGATGTCTCTTATCTTGATTATTATCAGAAG CGTTATAAGCTTCAAATTCGAGACCGCAAACAACCGCTGTTAGTTTCTCGTCCAACCGAGAAGAATATTCGTGGAGGACAAAATGAATTCATAATGCTTATTCCTGAGCTTTCAAGAGCAACTGGCTTGAATGACGAAATGAAGAACAACAGAAA TCTCATGAGAGCAATTGCTGATCATACTCGTTTAGCTCCAGAGCCCCGTATTGAACGATTAAGAATGTTCCACAAACGTTTGGATGGAGCAGAATCGTCTAAAGAAGTATTAAAATCATGGGATTTGCAGTTAGATTCAAAACTTGTTGAATTGCCAGGTCGTATTCTTCGTCCTGAGAACATTTTGTTTGCCAACAATCGAAA gtACACTTGCGACAAGAATGCTGATTGGAATAGAGAATTCCGTAACAATAGTATGTTCGTTCAAAAGGAAGTCAAGAGATGGTATTTGATTGTTCCACAACGTTTTAGTCGTGAGGGTAATGATTTTGTGAGGCTTATGCGTCAAGCAGCAAATGGAATGAAGATGAACATAGCCGAACCACGCAT taTGGAAATGCCGGATGACAGGAATCCATCGTATGCCTCAGCTATTGAGACGGCTTGCAACAGCGATCCACAAATCTTGGTTATCGTTGTGTCCAATGACAACGCTGAAAg ATATAGTTgcattaaaaagaaatgtattgtcGATCGTGCCATTCCTTCGCAAGTACTTAATTTGCGCACCATTGCTCCTCGTGGCAAGACCTCAGGCTTAATGTCTGTCGCAACCAAAGTTGTAATTCAGGTTAACGCCAAATTACTTGGAGCTCCATGGATGATCGAACTGCCAATGCAAGGTCTAATGACAGTTGGATTTGATGTATGTCACAGCGCAAGAGATTCTCTGAAGTCCTATGGAGCACTAGTCGCCACTATGGATATGCGAGCATCTACCAGCTACTTCAGTGCAGTCACTGAACATATGAAGGGCCAGGAGCTTTCTAATGAAATTGTAATTAATATGAACAAAGCCCTTAAAAGTTATCGCGATACTCACGGGGCGTTACCTGAAAGGATTCTCTTTTTCCGCGATGGTGTCGGTGATGGACAACTCCAAGAGGTTGTCGACAACGAGATAACACATCTCAAAACCAAACTTGATCAAATATACAAAGATGCCGGAATTGAGAGAGGCTGTCGATTGGCGTTTATTGTTGTGTCTAAACGAATTAACACGCGTCTATTCGTCAAAGCCCAGAATCCACAGCCTGGGTTAGTTGTGGATGATGTGGTTACACTGCCAGAGCGCTATGACTTCTTCTTAGTGTCGCAGAGCGTTCGCCAGGGAACTGTGTCGCCGACCAGTTACAATGTTATACACGATTCAATGGGTCTCGAAGCCGACCGCCTTCAAATACTATCGTACAAAATGACCCACATGTACTTCAATTGGTCAGGTACTTGTCGTGTTCCCGCTGTATGCCAGTATGCCCATAAATTGGCATTCATGGTGGCACAATATTTACATAGGGCACCATCGAATGCTCTTGAGAATCAACTATATTTCTTGTAG